One window from the genome of Salvia miltiorrhiza cultivar Shanhuang (shh) chromosome 7, IMPLAD_Smil_shh, whole genome shotgun sequence encodes:
- the LOC130991884 gene encoding uncharacterized protein LOC130991884: protein MGSFSGLGIGLSFVFGCILMGLVAELYYLLWWKKKLAKSNSTSSSGSSSREIQEFNLLFCWRKPKSCNSNSSSSSQELTNPARNHQEIEDLESGKEVGLKCEEGIEAELMRVHNLCGPPRFLFTIKEESKEDLELWEDGRSRKGSRTRSLSDVVGGATPFLTPLSSPSPSPASLDCYSHHGINPLFDSLPEAELGRLRSSPPPKFKFLRDAEDKLLRRLLHEEAQTRIIRQNLQQDSILEDGNCGSFVKFLKVREQIHNQATQVLPLPSSPPTLQRSAVVE from the coding sequence ATGGGATCTTTTAGCGGTTTAGGGATTGGTTTGAGCTTCGTGTTTGGGTGCATTTTAATGGGGCTTGTAGCAGAGCTATACTATCTCCTATGGTGGAAGAAGAAGCTTGCAAAAAGCAACAGCACAAGCAGCAGCGGTAGCAGCAGCAGAGAAATTCAAGAATTCAATCTCCTCTTCTGTTGGAGAAAGCCCAAATCATGcaacagcaacagcagcagcagcagccaagAACTGACAAACCCAGCAAGAAACCACCAAGAAATAGAAGATTTGGAAAGCGGGAAGGAGGTAGGGCTGAAATGCGAGGAAGGGATCGAAGCAGAATTGATGAGGGTGCACAACCTCTGTGGCCCACCGCGATTCCTCTTCACAATCAAAGAGGAGAGCAAGGAAGATTTGGAATTGTGGGAAGATGGGAGATCGAGAAAGGGGTCCAGAACAAGAAGCTTGAGCGACGTCGTCGGCGGCGCCACCCCTTTCCTCACACCATTGTCgtctccatctccatctccgGCCTCTTTGGATTGCTATAGCCACCACGGGATCAACCCGCTCTTCGACTCGCTCCCGGAGGCGGAGCTCGGCCGCCTGCGCTCCTCGCCGCCGCCCAAGTTCAAGTTCTTGAGGGATGCCGAGGATAAGCTGCTGCGGAGGCTGCTGCACGAGGAGGCCCAGACCAGAATTATTCGGCAGAATCTTCAGCAAGATTCGATTTTGGAAGATGGGAATTGTGGGTCTTTCGTCAAGTTTCTTAAAGTGAGAGAGCAGATTCATAATCAAGCAACGCAGGTATTGCCATTGCCTTCTTCTCCACCAACATTGCAACGCAGCGCAGTGGTTGAATGA